In Brachypodium distachyon strain Bd21 chromosome 2, Brachypodium_distachyon_v3.0, whole genome shotgun sequence, one genomic interval encodes:
- the LOC100821812 gene encoding protein PELOTA 1 — protein sequence MKLVQSNFARDAPGYAKLLPKVDDDLWDAYNLILAGDSVEAVTFRKITRSGGRDAERVKLTLEIAVDSVEYDKDGSVLRVRGRNISKNEHIQVGQFHTLELELKRPFVLRKELWDWPALDTIRQSCDDTGANADLAVLLMQEGLAQLFLVGRSVAANRARVEAPIPRKHGSAAVSAYDAALKGFFERVLEAFLSHVDFQVVRCVVVASPGFTKEQFHGYMLLEAERRGLRAVLQNKARIVLARAPSGYAHSLQEVLACPGVKALVKDTRLAQEAPALEEFFAMVIKDSDRACYGPKHVDVAHERLAIQTLLFTDTMFRNREVAARRKCVDLAEAVKKQGGTVRVFSSMHVSGNQLEQLTGIAAILRFPLPELDDIEM from the coding sequence ATGAAGCTCGTCCAAAGCAACTTCGCCCGCGACGCGCCCGGCTACGCCAAGCTACTGCCGAAGGTGGACGACGACCTGTGGGACGCCTACAACCTGATTCTTGCCGGCGACTCCGTTGAGGCGGTGACGTTCCGTAAGATCACCAGGTCCGGCGGCCGCGACGCGGAGCGCGTGAAGCTGACGCTGGAAATCGCCGTCGACTCCGTGGAGTACGACAAGGACGGCTCCGTCCTTCGCGTCCGCGGCAGGAACATCAGCAAGAACGAGCACATCCAAGTCGGCCAGTTCCACAccctggagctggagctgaaGCGGCCCTTCGTGCTCCGCAAGGAGCTCTGGGACTGGCCGGCGCTCGACACCATCAGGCAGTCCTGCGACGACACCGGTGCCAACGCCGACCTGGCGGTGCTTCTGATGCAAGAAGGGCTCGCCCAGCTCTTCCTCGTCGGGCGAAGCGTGGCGGCGAACCGGGCGCGCGTCGAGGCGCCCATCCCCAGGAAGCACGGCTCCGCGGCCGTGTCCGCCTACGACGCCGCGCTGAAGGGCTTCTTCGAGCGCGTCCTGGAAGCCTTCCTGAGCCACGTCGACTTCCAGGTCGTTAGGTGCGTCGTGGTGGCGAGCCCCGGGTTCACCAAGGAGCAGTTCCACGGCTACATGCTCCTGGAGGCCGAGCGGCGGGGCCTGCGCGCCGTTCTGCAGAACAAGGCCCGGATCGTGCTGGCCCGTGCGCCCTCGGGCTATGCGCACAGCCTCCAGGAGGTCCTGGCCTGCCCCGGCGTCAAAGCGCTCGTCAAGGACACGCGGCTGGCGCAGGAGGCGCCCGCGCTGGAGGAGTTCTTTGCCATGGTCATAAAGGACTCCGACAGGGCTTGCTACGGGCCAAAACATGTCGACGTCGCGCACGAACGCCTGGCCATCCAGACCCTGCTGTTCACGGACACCATGTTTAGGAACAGAGAAGTCGCCGCCAGGCGCAAGTGCGTCGACTTGGCTGAAGCCGTGAAGAAGCAAGGCGGCACCGTGCGGGTGTTTTCGTCCATGCATGTCTCCGGCAATCAGCTGGAGCAGCTGACGGGGATAGCGGCCATCCTTCGCTTTCCCCTGCCGGAGTTGGACGACATTGAGATGTGA